One Marmota flaviventris isolate mMarFla1 chromosome 16, mMarFla1.hap1, whole genome shotgun sequence DNA segment encodes these proteins:
- the Chmp1b gene encoding charged multivesicular body protein 1b, translated as MSNMEKHLFNLKFAAKELSRSAKKCDKEEKAEKAKIKKAIQKGNMEVARIHAENAIRQKNQAVNFLRMSARVDAVAARVQTAVTMGKVTKSMAGVVKSMDATLKTMNLEKISALMDKFEHQFETLDVQTQQMEDTMSSTTTLTTPQNQVDLLLQEMADEAGLDLNMELPQGQTGSVGTSVASAEQDELSQRLARLRDQV; from the coding sequence ATGTCCAACATGGAGAAGCACCTGTTCAACCTGAAGTTCGCCGCCAAAGAACTGAGCAGGAGTGCCAAGAAGTGCGATAAGGAGGAGAAGGCCGAAAAGGCCAAGATCAAGAAGGCCATCCAGAAGGGCAACATGGAAGTGGCCCGGATCCACGCCGAGAACGCCATCCGCCAGAAGAACCAGGCCGTGAACTTCCTGAGGATGAGCGCGCGCGTGGACGCCGTGGCCGCCCGCGTGCAGACGGCCGTGACCATGGGCAAGGTGACCAAGTCGATGGCCGGCGTGGTCAAGTCGATGGACGCCACGCTGAAGACCATGAACCTGGAGAAGATCTCCGCGCTGATGGACAAGTTCGAGCACCAGTTCGAGACCCTGGACGTCCAGACGCAGCAGATGGAGGACACGATGAGCAGCACGACGACGCTGACCACTCCCCAGAACCAGGTGGACCTGCTGCTCCAGGAGATGGCAGACGAGGCGGGCCTCGACCTCAACATGGAGCTGCCGCAGGGCCAGACCGGCTCCGTGGGCACCAGCGTGGCCTCGGCCGAGCAGGACGAGCTGTCGCAGAGACTCGCCCGCCT